A window of Leptolyngbya sp. FACHB-261 genomic DNA:
TCGATTGCTTTGTCTAGAAAATCGTCGTCAGCAGCAGCAACATCTTCAAAGAAAATATTGGGAGATTTGCCGCCTAGTTCCAGGGTTACGGGGATAATATTCTGAGACGCATACTGCATAATCAAGCGCCCTGTGGTTGTCTCGCCCGTGAAAGCAACCTTGGCAATGCGGGGACTGGTAGCTAGCGCCTTACCAATCACGCTACCAGAGCCATTGATCACATTGATCACCCCGGCAGGCAGCAGGTCCCCAATCAATTCCATCAGCACCAAAATCGAGGCTGGTGTAGGACTAGCAGGTTTGAGAATGACACAGTTACCCGCTGCTAAAGCAGGCGCTAATTTCCAGGCTGCCATCAGCAATGGAAAATTCCAAGGAATGATTTGCCCAACCACACCTAGGGGCTCATGGAAGTGATAGGCAACCGTATCTTGATCGATTTCGCTGATGCCTCCTTCTTGCGCCCGAATGGCACTTGCAAAGTAGCGAAATTGATCAACAGCCAATGGAAGGTCCGCCGCCGTGGTCTCGCGAATGGGTTTGCCGTTCTCCCAGGTCTCCACAGTAGCCAGCCGCTCTAGATTTTCTTCTATGCGGTCAGCAATTCGCAGCAGAATACGGGCTCTTTCAGCCACTGAAGTATTCGCCCAATTTTCTTTGGCGGCGTGAGCAGCATCCAAGGCCAGCTCCAAATCAGTCACATCTGAATTAGGAACCTGACACAGGGGTTTACCTGTAATTGGTGTTAGATTATCGACATAGCGCCGACTCGCAGGCGGCACCCATTTTCCACCAATGAAATTGTCATAGCGAGCATGAAAAATTTTGTCGCTTTCTAATTTAAGCGGTGCAGAGACAACCATTTTAAGCCTCCTAAAAGTGAGGTCTGTGAGCTATTTGTAGCGATAGCTCACAGCAACTGGCTAGAAGCTTAATCTATCATCTGTCTCTACTGAATCTCAGCCTCAAACATGCTTTTCAAGAAAATGGCACGAAATGTAATTCTAAAGAGATGCAGTGTATAGATCTGTATTCTCAGAGAGTTAAATCAACGAAGATAGTGAGGTGGCAAAACAGCGACCACCTCATCACCACTTAACTAGCCCCTTTGGTTAGCCCTTCTAAGTAGCTAGATTGCTATCTCCGCCCTCCAAAATCGTTCCTTCTAATTTAGTGTTCTCTAGGTTGGCTCCACTCAGAGTCGCCTCCTCTAACGAGGCATCGGTGAGGTTTGCCTCTTGCAGGTTCGCGGCTGCCAGATCTGCACCACTGAGGTCAGCCGCTTCTAAATTGGCTCCGCTCAGGTCGGCCTGATGCAACTCGGCTTGGCTGAGGTCTGCTTGCACCAGGTTGGCCACTTGAAGATCGGCCTGGCTTAGATTGGCGCCGTCTAGAATTGCCCCTTCCAGGATTGCCCCATCTAGAATCGCATCCCGCAGGTCAGTTCCACTTAGGTCAGCTTGAGTCAGATTGGCACCGTTCAAATCAGCGCCACTGAGATCGGCACGGCTGAGGTTAGCGCGCTTCAGATTCGCTCCGTCCAGGGAGGCACCGCTCAGAACCGTGCCACTGAGGTCAACGCCCTCCAAGTTGGCTTCCCGTAGGTCAATTGCACCAAACTCTCTTTCGCCCGCCGTATAACGCTTCGTGAGTTCTTCCGTGTTCATTTCCCTCACCTTTTTATATGAGCTAAGACCAGCCTGGGCACCAATGCAACGATTAACGTAACGACTAACGTGCTGAACAGCCAATCGCTAAAACGCTGCGTTACAAAGGTCACACCCCTTTATCAGGTGTAAGTTAGGGATATGGATTGAACACCTGCCCACAGGTACACTTTGCAAATGTGGCTAAAGAGATAGCTGTCAAAGCCGGGTTCGTGGCAGCTATCATCCTATAAACATCTCTAGCCATCTAGCCATTTAATCAAGTAGACCTCGGCAGCCATCTCGACTTGCCTTAGCAAGACATTTCTACACCTCGTCGCGCCCCCATGACCATCCTCACGCCTCGTGCTGGGGCCAGTGTTACCCCCCGACGCTTTGGATGCTCTGGGCTATGGTCTGCAAGAGCTAGTTCGTAGCGTCGCAAAACTGTGGCCAACACTAATTTCATCTCAAATGAAGCTAACGCCTCACCAATACAACGACGCACCCCGCCACCAAAGGGTAGGAACTCATAGGGAGAAAATTGACGTTCTAAAAATCGTTCTGGCTTAAATTGCCTGGGATTTGGATAAAGGTCCTCACGGTGATGAGTGAGATAAATACAGCCGTAAAGCCTCGTACCAGGCTCTAGAGAATAACCCAGTAGTTCCACCGGTTCTTTCACTGCTCGTGGCACAGTCAGCATAGCTACTGGGTAAATCCTCAGCGTCTCATTACAGACTGCCGTTAGATAAGGTAGCCGGGTAATGCTCAAGGGGTCTGGCTCGTTTCCCAGAGTTTCTAGTTCCCGAAGCAGCTTTTCCCGGATATCTGTAGACTTATAAACCCAGTACAAGGCCCAGGCAATCGCTGTGGCAGTAGTCTCATGGCCGGCTAGCAGCAAGGTCATTAACTCATCGCGTAATTCGACATCAGTCATCCCTTCTCCGGTTTCATCACGAGCACAGAGAAGTAAGCTGAGAATATCTAAATGCGAAGCGTCAATGCGTTCTCGACGCTCACGAATTTCTGCATAGAGGCACTCGTCAATTTGTCGTTGCAAATGACGAACATATCCCCAAGGGCTTTTAGGGCCTAAGTCTTTTTGCAAAGATGGGAAAAAGAGTAATCCTGCTAGAAATGGTGACTGAAATGCATCTGTTAGGGCTGCGATCCGCTGTTTGAGCTGATAAAATCGCTCCCTATCTGAAACACCGAAAACCACCTTCAAAATCACTGCCATTGAGATATCTTGCATCACGCTACGAGCCGTAAAAGCTTGGCCCGATGACAACTGAGCAAACTCTTCTTCTGCCAACTCAATAATCAGTTGTCCATAGGTCCGCATACGCTCACCCTGACATCAACTTACGCTCACGTCGATGGCGCTCACCTTCTAACAGGAACATAGAATGATCCCCGACCAACGGCTGTAGAAGCTGATTGGAGGGAGCGATAAATTGCTTGGCATCGTTGGAGAAAATCTGCTGAATGGCCTGAGGGTTGCTTACGAGCAGTAGTACGTCAGTATTGCCAATTACAGGGGCATTGAAGACGTCGCCATAGCGCTGTCCAGCACTACCCATGTAGCCCAAAGGGTCCAATGTGTATTGAACCTTCTGCAACCACTGAGGTGTTTTCGGCCCATCGGGGAGTTTCATCGTTAGCACCGCCAAGATCAGCATTAACTCAGCCTACAACAGGGCAATAGTAATGCGCGATAATCCGCTCAACCCTCTAAAAATTAGATAGGGTGCTTAACTCTACCATCTTGCTCGGAAGTAGTTGAGCTAGCAGCAATACATAATGGCGTCTCCTTAGCCCAAGTGTTTTCCCACAAATTGTAAGCAGGCGTACAAGATCAAGTTCTCCCCCACTAATTCAGAGGATTCTTCAAAGGCAGCCCGAAAATTTTCTATGGATATCCCGACTATGTATTCTTGATTAATCGCTCGGGAATAAGAGCCTTTCAGCAGAATATCTTTGAGAATTTCAGAGCCGTAGCCTCCTAATACAAAGATCCCAATTCCAATCAGTACAAAACAGGTTTCACGACGATAATGATGCCAAAGGGTAACAAAATCTCGATATCGCCATACCATTAGAGCTGTAAATAAGCTTAGATACAACCATTTCCAGTTCTGTCCTGCTAACCACTGATCCAGATGCAGATGAATTTTAAATAGTTCATCAAATGCAGCATAAAACACCAGAACAGCAAATGTGGTCAAAAAAGACCGTGACGGATGAGGAAATCGCGTTCGAGGTTGTGGCAGTACCCACAAAATGAGCAGTCCAATCATCAGAAAATGTAGGGCCTGAAGCAGAGATGGCAGTGTGCCTTGACCATTAAAGTCAACGGGGGAATAAACCTGACCTGTGACAGCGATACTACCCAAGTACACGAAAACAATGAGCACCTCAATTGCAATCAGACCAAGGAGCAAATAACTACTGGTCTGCCGAAGGTGTTTAGCTGTGAGCATTTTGGGATAGAGATGAGGATTTCATCTCCGTTCTAGCTGTCTTTAGCTGCATTGTCAGGATATGAAGATTGAGTGTGATCCAACTAGAGTCACTGACTGCTTGGCTATCTGTATTGACCCTAAGGTACTTATAAACTTTCTTCTATATCTTCAAGTACCCAAGGCACCTTCGCAGTGAATTCGATTTGCACTAACGGCTTCCCTTTAAATGAGTTCCAGCAAAGCCCTATTTTCTCAGTAAAACTAGTACAGAAGCACTCTGCAACCAGCCTCAGTTCAAAACTGCAAACTTTCGTCTGAGCGTCATACTCACTAGCAGGAACTTTTGCATCATCTCCAGACTGCAGCCATTCAGGTCGACGCTAAGCTTAAGCAGCCTTGCACTGTTTTCCTCAACTTGAAGATTAGTGCACCGAACGAGCCTTTACAACACTTTCTGACGCAATTGCGGAAATACTTTGGACACTTTATTTAGCAGATAGTCGCCATAGGTGCCGCGAAACTCGTGAACACTGGCTCGGTCCCAGCGTTCAGACTTATTGTCATTAATCTCTTTAACAATCTTGATCGGTTGTACTTCTGCATTAAAATTTGGGTCGAAGAAGAAAGGAAAAGATAGACGATCTCGGCCTGCCGTATTCTGCACTCGGTGGGGAGTGGATAGATACTGCCCTCCAGTCATGCGGTCCAACATATCGCCGATGTTGCACACAAACGAGTTAGGAATTGGAGGTGCAGCGATCCACTGAGACTTGATCTTCACTTGCAACCCACCTGACTCATCCTGTTTGAGAATGGTTAGCAAGCCGTAGTCCGTGTGCTCACCAACTCCCCAATCCGAGCCAAGCTCAGGCCTAGATGCATTGGGAGGATAGTTAAAGATGCGAAACAAGGTCAAAGGATCTGAGGTGCAATGCTTGGCAAAATAGGATTCTTCCAGGCCAAGGCTGAGGGCAATGCCCGCCAGCAGTGTGTAGCCCAACTGCGTCATTGCGGCCATGTAAGCCAACACAATTGGTCGAAATTGCGGCAACTCGGCAGGAAACAAGTTAGGACCATGCATTGGTGTCCCTGACTTCACGAGTGGGTGATCATCCTCAAGTTGGGTACCAAAGTAAATCCCTTCCTTGAGATCAGGTTTGCCAGAGGTCAGTTCATTCCCAACTGGAAAATATCCGCGCCAAGCCCTACCCCCCCGCGCCATGTTGATTTCAAGCTTGGTCCCCAGATCTTGAGCAAAAAACTGGCTACTGACTGCCTCTAGTTGTTGTTGTAGATGTTCATCGACACCATGACCAACGATGTAAAAGAAGCCAAACTCACGGCAGGCCTGCCCAATCTGGACTGCAATTTCATCACGCCCATCTGTGCTGCCTACTAACGCACTGATGTCGATGATCGGAATCTGTAATTGGCTATCTTGTAAGCTTTTCATATTACGATTGCCAGTCCTATCCAGTACCTAATGTAATCGTTAGTCCCAAGCGAGCATGAGCCTCTTAAAACTGATAAAGATTGAGGCTCTAAGCTTGAGCACTCATACTTCTAATAGCTTAAAGAGGGCAATCACTGAAGGAGGGGCAGTTTCCTACCCCTCTACATCGCTCTGTTCAATTATCTAGGCTTTAACTGGGCTAATCATCGCCCAGCTTCAGAATCGCCATGAATGCCTCTTGGGGCACTTCGACAGTCCCCACAGACTTCATGCGTTTTTTACCTTCCTTTTGCTTCTCCAGCAGTTTCTTCTTACGACTGATATCACCGCCGTAGCACTTGCTGAGCACGTTCTTGCGCAGAGCCGGAATGGTCTCACGGGCAACGACTTTAGAACCAATCGCAGCCTGCACCGGAATCTGGAACTGGTGCCGAGGAATCAGTTCCTTGAGCTTGCTCACCAGCGACCGACCGACGTAATAGGCCTTGTCCTGATGCACAATCGTTGCTAGCGAATCGACTGGCTCATCGTTGAGCAGCACATCCAGCTTGACGAGCTTATTCTCGCGGTAGCCAATCAGTTGGTACTCCATGCTGGCGTAACCGCGTGACCGGGACTTCATCTGGTCAAAGAAGTCCGTCACCACTTCCGCCAAGGGCAGCTCGTAAACCAAAGTGGTCCGCCCAGGTGTCAGGTATTTCATGTCCTGGAAACTACCCCGGCGCGACTCACACAGCTCCATCAGGGGGCCGACGTAGTTCTCAGGCGTGATCAGATCGACCTTGACATAAGGCTCTTCGATTTTCTCGCGCTCCTGAGGACCGGGCAGCAGACTGGGATTGTCAACCAGCACCACATCGCCTTTCAAAGTGGTGACGCGGTAGATCACCGATGGCGCGGTTGTGATCAGGTCCAGGTTGTACTCGCGCTCCAGGCGCTCTTGCACGATTTCCATGTGCAGCAACCCTAAAAAGCCGCAACGGAAGCCAAAGCCCATCGCGCTGGAGGTTTCCGGCTCGTAGTTGAGTGCAGCATCATTGAGCTTGAGCTTTTCTAGAGCTTCGCGCAGGTCTTCGAACTGATCCGCATCAGTGGGGAACAGGCCGCAGAACACCATGGGCTTGGCTTCCTGATAGCCCGGTAGGGGTTCAGAGGCGGGAGCTGTTGCCAGAGTCACGGTATCGCCTACCCGGGCGTCAGCAACGGCCTTGATTGCAGCTGCCAGATAGCCTACTTCTCCAGCATGCAATTCTTCGACCTGAACTTGACGAGGAGCTAGAACGCCCAGCTCATCAATTACGTATTCCTTGCGCGAGGCCATGAAGCGTACTTTGTCGCCTCTCTTGAGCGAGCCATCGAGCACCCGGAAGTAGACGATCACGCCTCGGTAAGCGTCGTAGTAGCTGTCGAAGATCAGCGCTCGCAGTGGCTTCTCGGTGTTGTCTTGGGGCGGCGGCACCAGGTGAACAACCGATTCCAAAATCTCAGGAATGCCAATGCCTTCTTTAGCAGAAGCATGGATGGCCCCTGAGCAGTCCAGGCCGATCACTTCTTCGATTTCAGCCGCAATCCGCTCTGGGTCGGCACCTGGCAAGTCAATTTTGTTGAGAACTGGAATAATCTCCAGGTTGTTATCCAGGGCCAAATAGACGTTGGCGAGCGTCTGCGCTTCCACGCCCTGCGAGGCATCTACGACGAGCAATGCGCCCTCGCAGGCCAGCAGTGAGCGCGAGACTTCGTAGGAGAAGTCCACGTGGCCAGGGGTGTCGATTAAGTTCAGGACGTACTTCTCACCGTCTTGCCCGGTGTAGTCCATGCGAGCGGCCTGGAGCTTGATTGTGATGCCGCGCTCGCGTTCCAGGTCCATGTTGTCCAGGAACTGCTCTTTCATCTCACGGTCAGCCACAGTGCCGGTAGCCTGCAAGAGCCGGTCGGCCAGGGTCGATTTGCCGTGGTCGATGTGGGCAATGATGCAGAAATTACGGATTCGGGACACGGGCACATCGGTCATAGGAGCTGTCCCACCAAGACGGTCTGGGTAACAAGAATTTACGATTTCTCACCTAATCGTAGCGTGTCAGGTTGAGACGGGTAGCGTTGTAGCCTTCTTGCGCCCCGAAGGTTAGCCCGGCAGGGCGAGGTGTCCACTCTACCAGTAGAGAGACGATGAGATTGGGATTGATTACTGGGGGGTAAAACGATGATCAGCCTATTAGATATGATCACTTTGACCGCAGACTTGAGTGATCAAGCCGTGCGCCAAGGGCAAGTGGGCACCGTGGTGGAGCTGCTCAGTGACGGAGTGTTTCTGGTTGAGTTCAGCGACTACAAGAACCGGACCTACACGCTGCTACCGTTGCAAGCTCACCAGTTAAAGGTGCTGCACTACGACACAGGCATGGCCGCGTAATGGACTGGGGTGGACAGGATTGCCTACATCAGGCGAATGTCCACCCTACAAGCTCTCAAACCTGCCTCAAACTCGAATTTCCGTGTAGCGGCTAAGGATGCTCATCATCACGCCAGGTGGGTAGTTGGGCGCGGGGATGATTTCACTCCACTCGTCGGGTCGCGCATAGCCAAGGGCATAGAGGTCATTGATGGTCTGAATAATCGCCTCGTGCAGACCAATCAGCAGATGCCGAATACGCTTGTGCTCTCCTGAACCGGCAGAGATGTAAGCCTCAGCCCGAAATGGATTGTCGAGGTCAAGCCTATCGCTCATGATGTTGATACTCCTGTAAGGGGGTAGGCCCGGTCTTCGCTTGCCAGTGAGGGACCGGGCTTGTTGTTTGGAGCAGTTGTAACACGAGGTAGACAGGTAGACAAGCACCCAGGTAGACAATCTGACGCAAACAGTATCCGGTGCTAGGGTAATTGCGGTATCGGGGTACTGGTAGATTGTCTAACGAGGACGCAAAGCAGCCTGAAGTGGAGCGAGTCACATTCAAAGTGGCCCTACCTCCTGGTGTGCGGATTCACTACAAAGCCGCTTGTGCTCTGCGAAAAAAATCTATGGCAGCAGATTTGAAGGCTTACATCATGTCAGTCGTTGAATCAACACCGATTGATCCGGCAGTTTTAGCCTTATTTGCAGATAGAGATGATGAGAACTAGCCAGTTCTCATTTCTCCTAAGAAGCACTTACCTACAGAATTAAGCAACTCGGAAGTGGGCGAATATCTCTTGGATATATGCAATGGCTTGAGACTCAGTATCAATATCCAGTCTAAGAGCTAAATCCTCTTCTTTTTGTCTTTGATATTCGCT
This region includes:
- a CDS encoding aldehyde dehydrogenase family protein, whose protein sequence is MVVSAPLKLESDKIFHARYDNFIGGKWVPPASRRYVDNLTPITGKPLCQVPNSDVTDLELALDAAHAAKENWANTSVAERARILLRIADRIEENLERLATVETWENGKPIRETTAADLPLAVDQFRYFASAIRAQEGGISEIDQDTVAYHFHEPLGVVGQIIPWNFPLLMAAWKLAPALAAGNCVILKPASPTPASILVLMELIGDLLPAGVINVINGSGSVIGKALATSPRIAKVAFTGETTTGRLIMQYASQNIIPVTLELGGKSPNIFFEDVAAADDDFLDKAIEGLVLFAFNQGEVCTCPSRALIHKSIYERFMARALERIARIRQGNPLDPETMLGAQVSVNQIEKIQSYIDLGKQEGAECLIGGERAELSGDLSGGYYYKPTVFKGHNQMRIFQEEIFGPVLAVTTFKDEAEALAIANDTLYGLGAGIWTRDSNRAYRMGRKLQAGRVWTNCYHLYPAHATFGGYKQSGIGREGHKMMLTHYQQTKNVLVSYSSKALGFF
- a CDS encoding pentapeptide repeat-containing protein produces the protein MNTEELTKRYTAGEREFGAIDLREANLEGVDLSGTVLSGASLDGANLKRANLSRADLSGADLNGANLTQADLSGTDLRDAILDGAILEGAILDGANLSQADLQVANLVQADLSQAELHQADLSGANLEAADLSGADLAAANLQEANLTDASLEEATLSGANLENTKLEGTILEGGDSNLAT
- a CDS encoding cytochrome P450 translates to MRTYGQLIIELAEEEFAQLSSGQAFTARSVMQDISMAVILKVVFGVSDRERFYQLKQRIAALTDAFQSPFLAGLLFFPSLQKDLGPKSPWGYVRHLQRQIDECLYAEIRERRERIDASHLDILSLLLCARDETGEGMTDVELRDELMTLLLAGHETTATAIAWALYWVYKSTDIREKLLRELETLGNEPDPLSITRLPYLTAVCNETLRIYPVAMLTVPRAVKEPVELLGYSLEPGTRLYGCIYLTHHREDLYPNPRQFKPERFLERQFSPYEFLPFGGGVRRCIGEALASFEMKLVLATVLRRYELALADHSPEHPKRRGVTLAPARGVRMVMGARRGVEMSC
- a CDS encoding cytochrome P450 is translated as MLILAVLTMKLPDGPKTPQWLQKVQYTLDPLGYMGSAGQRYGDVFNAPVIGNTDVLLLVSNPQAIQQIFSNDAKQFIAPSNQLLQPLVGDHSMFLLEGERHRRERKLMSG
- a CDS encoding isopenicillin N synthase family oxygenase, with the protein product MKSLQDSQLQIPIIDISALVGSTDGRDEIAVQIGQACREFGFFYIVGHGVDEHLQQQLEAVSSQFFAQDLGTKLEINMARGGRAWRGYFPVGNELTSGKPDLKEGIYFGTQLEDDHPLVKSGTPMHGPNLFPAELPQFRPIVLAYMAAMTQLGYTLLAGIALSLGLEESYFAKHCTSDPLTLFRIFNYPPNASRPELGSDWGVGEHTDYGLLTILKQDESGGLQVKIKSQWIAAPPIPNSFVCNIGDMLDRMTGGQYLSTPHRVQNTAGRDRLSFPFFFDPNFNAEVQPIKIVKEINDNKSERWDRASVHEFRGTYGDYLLNKVSKVFPQLRQKVL
- the lepA gene encoding translation elongation factor 4, whose amino-acid sequence is MTDVPVSRIRNFCIIAHIDHGKSTLADRLLQATGTVADREMKEQFLDNMDLERERGITIKLQAARMDYTGQDGEKYVLNLIDTPGHVDFSYEVSRSLLACEGALLVVDASQGVEAQTLANVYLALDNNLEIIPVLNKIDLPGADPERIAAEIEEVIGLDCSGAIHASAKEGIGIPEILESVVHLVPPPQDNTEKPLRALIFDSYYDAYRGVIVYFRVLDGSLKRGDKVRFMASRKEYVIDELGVLAPRQVQVEELHAGEVGYLAAAIKAVADARVGDTVTLATAPASEPLPGYQEAKPMVFCGLFPTDADQFEDLREALEKLKLNDAALNYEPETSSAMGFGFRCGFLGLLHMEIVQERLEREYNLDLITTAPSVIYRVTTLKGDVVLVDNPSLLPGPQEREKIEEPYVKVDLITPENYVGPLMELCESRRGSFQDMKYLTPGRTTLVYELPLAEVVTDFFDQMKSRSRGYASMEYQLIGYRENKLVKLDVLLNDEPVDSLATIVHQDKAYYVGRSLVSKLKELIPRHQFQIPVQAAIGSKVVARETIPALRKNVLSKCYGGDISRKKKLLEKQKEGKKRMKSVGTVEVPQEAFMAILKLGDD
- a CDS encoding DUF4926 domain-containing protein; translation: MISLLDMITLTADLSDQAVRQGQVGTVVELLSDGVFLVEFSDYKNRTYTLLPLQAHQLKVLHYDTGMAA